The sequence TGGTGGTAGATACGATGGTTTAGTAACTGAGTTGGGGGGCGCTGATACCCCTGCTATCGGTTGGGCCATGGGTATGGAGCGTTTAGTTTTATTATTACAACAGTTAAAACCTCTCACCGTTTCTTCTCCTGATGTTTATTTTGTGTCGAGGGGGGAAAAAGCAGAGGGGAGGGCGCTGGTTATTGCTCAACAGTTGAGACAACGGGGCATAACGGTGGAATTAGATTTAACGGGGAGTAATTTTGCTAAACAATTTAAACGGGCTGATCGCTCAAATGCTCTTCTGTGTTTAATTTTAGGTGATGGTGAGGTGGAAAGTAACACCATTCAAATTAAATACCTTGAAACTGGTCAACAAGAAACGGTTAATCTTGATGATATTACTCATCTTATTGAGAAAATAAATTGACTTTTAACTATTATTCAATAAAGTTTTGAGATATGGTGGGTTGAACATTGTTCAACCCCTACAATGGTTACATTGATTCACACAAATAATCAATTCATAGTTCAATTTATTGAACGAAATCACCGTTGGTTCCGTGTAATTCATTACACGGTGGGAAAGTATCGAAAGCACGTGGTGTGGCGCATATCCCCTTGTTTCCCAATTATAAGCATTATTAAAATGACAAAAACTCCTTAACTCATGCTAAATACGAACCATTCCCCAGCTAAAACATTACAAGATTGTACGGTGGGCGCTATTGATATTGGCACTAATTCCATTCACATGGTAGTAGTGAAAATTAACGCACAACTACCCACATTTACCATTATCGCCAGAGAAAAAGATACTGTCAGATTGGGCGATCGAGACTCGGAAACGGGAAATTTAACCCCCGAAGCCATGAAAAGGGCAATTTCTGCCCTCAAACGTTGTCAGGATTTAGCCCATAGTTTGAAAGTTGATCAAATTATTGCCGTAGCTACTAGCGCCACGAGGGAAGCACCCAACGGACAAGATTTTATTAACCGTGTGGAATCTGAATTGGGTATCATCATTAATTTAATTTCTGGGCAGGAAGAAGCGAGAAGAATTTATTTAGGGGTATTGTCGAGTATGGATTTTGCTGGGCAAACCCATGCCCTCATTGATATTGGGGGCGGTTCAACGGAATTAGTTCTGGCGGATAGTACAGATATTCGTCATCTCAGTAGTACGAAGGTGGGCGCTGTGCGTCTTACTCAAGATTTTATCACCACTGATCCCATTGACCAAAAAGAGTTTATTCGCCTTAGAGCCTATGTGAGAGGGATGTTAGAGCGCCCGTCAGAGGAATGGCGAGGGGCGCTGAAAGAAGGGGAAAAACCAGTTTTAATAGGCACATCTGGCACTATTGAAACTCTCGCTTTAATCTGTGCCATGGAAGATAATGGAGTTGAGCCAAATCCCCTTAATGGTTATACTTTTTCGAGGGAAAAAATTGCTCAAACTCTGGATAAATTAATCAAACTAGACTATGACGGGCGCTCATCTTTAGCTGGAATGTCCGATCACCGCGCTGAAATTATCATTTCAGGGGCAACTATTCTTCTTGAAGCCATGACTCTGTTAGAAATTGACTCGTTAACGGTTTGTGAGAGGGCGCTAAGGGAAGGCATGATTGTTGATTGGATGTTACAAAACGATTACATCGAAAATCGTCTCGCTTATCAAAGTAATATCCGTTATCGCAGTGTTATGAAAATTGCCCACAAGTATCAAGTGGATTTGCCCCACGCTGAAAAAACCACTGATTTTGCCCTAACTATTTTTGATCAAACGAAGGGAGAATTACATAATTGGAGTGATAAAGAAAGGGAATATCTTTGGGCGGCAGGAATTTTACATAATTGTGGTTTATACATTTCCCATAGTTCTCATCATAAACATTCCTATTATTTAATTCGTCATGCTGAATTATTAGGTTTTACAGAAATTGAGATCGAATTAATTGCCCAAATCGCTCGTTATCACCGTAAAAGTAAACCAAAGCGCAAACATGAGTCTTACTATTCTTTAGTTCCTAATTATCGTAAAATTATTAAAGAAATGAGTGCTATTTTAAGGTTGGGAATTGCGTTAGATCGCCGTCAAATAGGTGCGATTGAATCCATAGAATGTAAGTATGATGCTGAATACAAAAAATTACATCTACATTTAAACCCTCTTGATAAAAGGGATGAGTGCGCTCTTGAGTTGTGGAATTTGGACTATAAAAAACCAATTTTTGAGCAAGAATTTGATGTAAAAGTTTTGGCTACTCTTAATGTTTAGAGGTTGCTGAAAAAATATTTTGGTGAGGGGAGGTGTCAGGTTTCGGGTGTCGGGTTTCAGGTGAAATGTTTATAAATTATCCATTATCCATTGTCCATTATTTCCACGCTTTCATTTTACCCGGATTCATTAAGCCATAAGGATCAACCATACGCTTAAACTCTAATTGTTCGGGCTCGATTTGTTTTCTACCGCCATCTTCAAGTATATAAGTATGAGGATTAGCAATAAAAGCGCCCGACCCCTCGTGGTAATCAATAATGGCTTGTAATCTCTCCTCAGTGGTATATTTTACCAACTGTAAACCGGCAGGGATAGCTTTGCCGTTTACGCGCATAAATTCTAAATGTATCATCACTTCATCGCCAAAATATTTGTACATTTCTTCTACTTTTTCGATGGTAAAATAAAATGTTTGTAAATAGGTTAAATTGGGGTCAATATTTCGGGCGTGAAATGTCGTATGATTCCATGTAAATTCAATTAAACTGATATTATTTTCTGGAGTTAAATCTTGTCGATAGGTAATTTTTCCGCCGTACTCTTTAACTAATTCTTCTAAGGGAATAACGGAGTTTTTAGCAATTATTAATAAAGCACAATTATCATCTTTTTGAAAATAATTACTTAAAGCTGTAAAATAATTAGGAATAGGACTAGCATGAATACTAACTAATTTTTTCACAATTCCATCGTTATCAGATAATGCCTGACCAAATTTTATAGCAGAAATAAAGTTTTCAAAAGTAACAATTATATCAAGCCAATCATAGGCAGGAGCAAGAGGAATTTCTAACTCAGTAATAATTCCATTAGTACCATAGGCATGATTAATTTGTTGAGTTTCATCTCCTCTTAATTCTATAATTCTCGGTTGATCTTCTAAGGTAACAACACGGGCGCCCACCACATTACCCCGATCTCTTAATTGTCCATAATTAATTGAACCAATACCGCCACTTCCACCACCAATAAAACCGCCCATAGTAGCAATTTTATAAGTAGAAGGAATCATGCGCAATTCCCAACCTTGTTTTTTTGTTTCCCTCTCCAAACTTGCCATTTTTATGCCTGATTCTATTCGGGCAATACCATTTTTAATCCATTTAATTTGCTTCATTTCTGTCATGTCTAAAACTATGCCACCATGAAGGGGAATACATTGCCCATAATTACCAGTCCCAGCGCCCCTCACCGTAAGCGGAATTTTATATTTGACGCAAATTTCAGCAATTTTTAATATTTCTGCTTCGTTGATAGGTTGCACTACTAAATCGGCTCGTTTATGAGCTAATTTTGCCTGTAAAATTGCACTAAAATAATAATAATCCAGAGATAATTTTTTAATTTGTTCTGCTTCTGTGATAACGGTGACGGGCGCTAATTCTTTAATTATTTCTTGATAGTTAATATTCATAGATTGCCTTTGCTGAAAATATTTTATGAACAACTAATTATACCTAGAATTTTCCACTTAATATCAAAGTAATGACATTAAAATTGTGTTTATTGTCGTTTCTTGAATAGTGCATAAATACTAAGCAAATTATGAGAGTGACCTTATGCGTAAAAGGCAAAAGGAATGTTATCTTGGATGTTTTTTTTCTAAAAATTGATTTTTCACGAATGATTTAGGACTGCTATAGCTATAATCTTTGGTAAATAAGCATTATAGAGTTTTTAGTTTGTGACATTTTAGTTATTATCTAAAAATTCTCAGAATTGAGATCAATTTTGATAAGATTAATTTTATTCTAATTGTCTATAGCGCTGTGAAAATTTTTGTTTATCATACCCCCGAAGCAACTCCCGATGGAAAAATTCCCGACTGTGCCGTGGTGATTGATGTCTTGAGGGCAACTACTACCATAACCAGCGCCCTCCACCATGGTGCATTATCCGTTCATGCTTTTAGTGATCTTGATTTACTCTTACAAACCAGTGCATTAATTCCCCCCCAAGAAAGGTTAAGGTTAGGAGAAAGAGGGGGCAAAAAAGTCGAATCCTGTGATTTAGGTAACTCTCCCCTCGACTGCACCGCCGAAGTAGTCAAAGATAAACAATTATTTATTAGTACCACCAATGGCACAAGGGCGCTAAAAAGAGTAACCATGGCGGAAACGGTGGTGACAGGGGCGCTGATTAATTATGGCGCAGTGGTAGAATATTTAAAAATCAATCAACCCGAAGAACTTTGGTTAGTTGGCTCAGGTTGGGAAGGCGGTTATTCCTTAGAGGATACGGTGTGCGCTGGGGCTATTGCCCGTGATTTGGTAAATTTAGAAGATATAACAACCATTGGTAATGATGAAGTCATTAGCGCCCTCAGCCTTTATACTCAATGGGAAAATCAACTAGAAAAACTCCTTGCCCTTGCCAGTCATGGGCAAAGATTATTGAGATTAAACTTAGAAGATGATTTGCACTACTGCGCCCAAAAAAATATTATCTCCACTCTACCGAAGCAAAAAGAAAAAGGCAGTTTAGTATTTACTAATTGATTGACAGAGAAAAAAAGGCGTAGGGGAAATTATGAATTATGAATTATGAATTATGAAATAATAATTTCCTTTACCCTTTGCCCCTTGCCCTTTTGATCAATTATCCATTGTTCATGATGTTAGAATGTGTAACGAATGTCTTATCATAAGCGCAGTTAAAAAAATCTATCTCAATCTCGCAATTAATAATTAATCAATACTAAAAAATATCAGCCATGACGAGTCAAACCAAAAATAATAACAGTTTTATATCTTGGCAGATAATTTGTCTTGCCCTAGCTTTATTTTGCGGAGGTGTGGGTTTTGCCGCTACTTCAGTATTATTAAAAGTACCCAGCCAAGCCAACTGCTCAAAATTATCACTATTATTTGGTTCGGCAACCAACCGTTTTGCCTGTGCAGAATTAGAAGCAGAAAAAAATACCGTTGACGGCTTACTAAAAGCTATTTCTCTACTGTCAGAATTGCCTGAAGATCACCCCCTCAAAGAACAAATAAATGGCTATATTAGTCAATGGTTAGAACAAATCTTAGTTTTGGCAGAAAATCAGATTAATCAAGGTAACTTAGCCGAAGCCATCGCCATTACTAAACGTATTCCCGCTTCTCTTGCTAATAAAGAGTTAATCGCTGAAAAAGTTAGTCAGTGGGAAAACACATGGGCAACGGGAGAAGAAGTCACGGCTTTAATCGAATCACAACTACGGGAAGCACAATGGAATACTGCTTTTTTAACCGCCGTCAGATTTTTAGACCTTGATAGTACCTATTGGCAACAAACTAAATATGATGAAATTGTCGCCACTATTACGGGCGCCCGTGAGGAAAGCAAACAACTGGACGAAGCCTACAGCGCCCTCCAACAAGGCGGAATCAGTAATTTGGTGAAAACCGTCGAAATTGCCTTAAAAATGCCTAATTCTAGTTATTCCTATGAACAAGCACAGGAATTGATTACCGAAGCAGAAGGACAAATTAATGACCTCGTGACGCAATTTGTGGATAATCGCAACTGGTCAGATTTAGAAACTCTAGCTAGACAAATCCCCGATAAAAGTGGTCTCAAATTAAAAGCTAGAGAGTGGCAAACCTTAGCCAGTGCTGGGCGAAATGCTGATTTAGGGACGTTTTCATCCCTTGATTTAGCAGTAGCTCAAGTAGACAAAATCAGTTCTGATAGTGAGCTTTTCGACCTTAGCCGGGAGTTACAACAAACATGGCAACAGGAAAAAGAAAATTTAATCTATCTCACCCAAGCTAGAGATTTAGCGAAGGCTGGAGATGTGGGTGATTTACGCCGAGCAATTACCCGGGCAGAGTTTATCACCACCGAAAATCCTCTCTATGGTGAAGCACAGAAAGAAATCAGAAAATGGAATCAAGAAATAGAAGTAATTGAAGATCAACCTACTCTCAATCGAGCCAAAGAAATTGCTCAACAAAATACTGTTTCAGCATGGGCAAAAGCTATTGAAGTTGCCAGTGCTATTCCTCAAAATCGGGCTCTTCACTCGGAATCTCGCAGTTTAATTAATCAGTGGCGTGGTAATATTCAACGGGTAGAGGATCAACCCATTTTAAATCAAGCTATTGCTCTGGGTAATAATAATAATTATAATCAAGCCATCGAAGTTGCCAATCGTATTGGGCGGGGAAGGGCGCTACACTCCGAAGCCCAAAGCCGGATTCGTACTTGGCGCCGAGAAATTAGTGCAGAAGAAAATTTACAACAAGCCTATGAGGTAGCTCAAAATCGAGACCCTCAATCTCTCGCTAGAGCGATTAATATTGCTCGTGGCATCCCTTCTTCTACCAGAGTTGGCAGTCAAAGTCGTACTGCCGTAAATCTTTGGTCTGAGCAATTACTATCCCTCGCTCGTCGTAGTGCGTCTCGTTATACTCGTGAAGCTATTAGTAATGCCATTGAAATTGCTGATTTAATCCCTTCTGGTTCATCAGCATACAACCAAGCAAGGCAAGATATGGAGAGTTGGCGCCGCGCCATGACTCCTTCTAGTCCTTCGGTTAATCCCTATAATAATACTCCTCCAGAGTTTCCAGCTGAACCAACCCTCGAAGATGCTAATTTTTATTAACGAAAGTCTTTTTTTTCCCGCCAGGTATAGTTTTGAGGGAAAATTTAATTTATTGAATAATCAAGGATTCAAAGTCTTTTAAGACGTGAGCAAATTTAATGGTAGTTTACAGTGTATTTCAGAGCAATAAATCACGTTTTTTGTTTCTCGCAAAGGCGCAAAGACGCAAAGAGAATCTTTGTGATAATCCAACCTGTAGTTTAAGGAAATAAAAACTGCTGTAACCTATTTTAAAATTGCCCTTTTCCTTTTGCCCTTTTACTTTACGGAGCTTTAAAACCATGAATATATCCATCAAAAAACCCATTCTTGTGGCTGGGGTAAGTCTTTCTTTTTTATTGTGGTTTTGGCAAAGTTTAACTACCCAGTTGGGGAATTTTGGCGATGTAAGTTTTATTTGTTTAATGTTGTCTGCCAGTGTTTTTTATTTTATTCGCTCTCCCCAGCGCCCTTCCCCTCTGATTACTCCCCTTGATGAATCTACGTTTAATCAGAATCTTGTTACTATCAAAAAATTAATTAATCTTTTTGCTCAAGAATCTGCGGTGGAGGGCGCTGGATTCTCTTTTACTGAACAACTAAACTATATTACTAATCAATATGAAAATAAGATTAATCAAAAACAGTTATTAAGTATTAATATTCTTAGTAATCATCACTTTAATAGTTTAAAAATAAACGAAAAACTTAGTCAAATAACTGAATTTAAACTTTTCAAGTTTGATACTTATGCTCTGTCTTCTCTAACCCCAGAAAAATTAATTGAAATTAACTTAAAATCTGATTTAGTTTTATTAGTTATTCAAGGGGATATAACTCAATCGGAAAAAATAATCATCGAAAAATTAGCTAATAATTATCAGAAAATTTTACTGATTTTTAATCAAATTGACTATCAGCGAGAGTTTGAGAGAGAAATAATTTTAAAACAACTAGATAATAATTTAAGTCGTATTATCACGAAAGAAGAAATAATCAATATTTGCAGTAAAGATCAAGTAATAAAAGTCAAAAAATATTTCGATGAAAATAACTATCAAGAATCAGAAGAAAATCATCAAGCAAATTATATAAATCTCATCGCAAAATTACAAAATATAAAAGAAAAAGAAGTTAATAGCTTAGCACTAAACAGCGCCCACCGCCAAAGTATTAAACTAAAAAAAGAAATCTATCAAGCCTTAAATAAACTAAGAAAAAAAAGAGCTTTACCCATCATCGAAAAATATCAATGGATTGCAGGTTCAGCAACTTTTGCTAACCCTGTTTCTAGCTTAGACTTATTAGCGGTAGGTGCAGTAAATGCTCAAATGATTATAGACTTAGGCACCATTTATCAACAAAAAATAACCCTTAATCAAGCTCGACAAATAGCCACAGAATTAGGTAAATTAATGTTGAAATTAGGTATCGTGGAAATGTCCACTCAAGCTATTGCAACAATTTTGAAAACTAACACCATTACCTATGTTGCTGGAGGAATATTACAAGGAATTAGTGCAGCTTATCTCACTAGAATTTGTAGTTTAAGTTTAATTGAATATTTAGAAAAACAGGAGATTGATTTTGATAATCAAATACCATTTAAGTTAAATATAGAAGTAATTAAAAATAACTTAAAATGGATTTTTGAGCAAAATAAAAACCCTATTTTCTTAACTAATTTTATCAAAAAAAATACTTTCAATAATGAACAATTGATAAATGATAATTGAGAATTATGAAATTTGCTCATTGTAGTATTTATCATTTTTAGATATTTTTGGAACTTATATCAAGTCCGTCTGATCACTTATAAATCAACTAAAAACAATCTTAGTTCAATTTATTGAACGGGAAACCATTGATTCCGTGTAATTCATTACACGGTGGGTAAAGTGCGAAGACATAATCTTTTATAACAGATTACCTAAACATAATATTAAAACCTTATAATTGTCAATTTGCCCTCAACCCCTACTTATTGATATTTTTATCTAAAAATTCTTGATAAACCTGTCTAATTTCGGGAATAGATTTTTCAGTAACTAAATAGGTTTTAAACTCTTGACCTTCACTTAAATATTGTGCATATTCTGGCTGTAAATAGACTTGGAAATCTGAGTTATTTCTTAAATGGGTTTCAAAAAAAGCCAAAGTCATAGAATTCGTATAATCATCCAATAAAGTGGGGGAAGGCAAAGTTAAATTAGTTACGGTAGTAATCAAATCAGTAATTCCCGCATCTAATTGACTAAAATCTACATGGGCTTGTCCTTCTTGTAGTTGTAAATAACTATTTTTCAAAGTCAAGAAAGGATAAGTTTGCGCCACCTCGAACACAAAAGGGGTAGCCGGATCATAACTTCCTGCCGACATAAATAAAGGCACTTCCATTTGGTTCAAGCCATCTGGTCCTAAAATAGCCTCATTAACGGCATTCATCACAAATACCGCACCGATGCGAGGATCACGAAAATTATAATTTTCTTTAGGTAATTTCAGCGCCCGACACTGTAGCAATAACGCTGTATTGAGATTACCTACATCTGAACTACAGCGCCCTTCTAACCGTTCCCAATCAATGGTAGCGCCCCCCACCGCCAAAGCAGTATAGCCCCCGAAAGAATGCCCCCAGACCCCGACATTTTGCAAATTTAGTTTATTTTGCCATCGAGTCCGATTAAGCCTTTCTAATTCATCGATAGAGCTTTTAATGGTTGAAGGACGATTAATAAATTCCTCCACGAAAAAAAGCTCTCGACTTAAACCATCAAGAAAACGTTTTGTTTGCCCAAAATCACTGCCATAATGTTGCGGAATCATCACCACATAACCATGGGAGGCGAGATACTTTGCCCGTTTAGCGAAATCTTCAGGTTTAGACCCCAAACCATGAGATATGACAATAACAGGATTATTAGCCTGAATTTGTTTCGGATAGTACAACTCAGCACTAAATCTTTGAGAGCGAATAAAATTTAAAACATCAATGGTTTCATGGTTAACCTCGAAACTTCCCATTTGACGCAAGTCTTTTAACTGCGCATAATTAGGATTATTGCCTTGACTGGCTTCATGATTCGCAATTTCAATTACTTTGCTTTGGAGGAGGGCGCTAGTTTCCAATATCCTATTAATTTGACGACTATAATCAAGAATTTTCGGTACATCCACCTGCACATCCAACGCCAAATTTTGCAACACATTTAATAAACTTAACCCTTCCGGTTCAAGAGCTGATTTGATAATAGCGCCCCTCAACAAAGACTTACCATTTCCCCCTCTTTGCACATTAATTACACTACCGAAATAACTTAAAAGTCTTTCCCCCTCATCAGTATTAAGAATGCGTGAAATCAAAGCACCATCAACATTAACAGGAGTAGTTAAAGCCAGACGAAAACTTTGCTTCTGTTGTTCATTAACTTTAGCTAGATTAAAATAAGTTTGTAAATTACGATTTATTTCCCCTGTGTCTGCAAAAAGTTCCAAAGAATCTACTTGTAAATTTAAAACCACAGGAGTATAGGTAAAAGAGATATTTTCAGCGCCCTCCACCGCCGAAGGAATAACCAAGCCTTTCACCCCCAAAGTGATCAACATTGTTAATATAGTCAAACTAAAGCTAGAAAATTGACGAAACAATAAATTCTTTGACATTATTATTATTATTAATTAAATTACTGGTAAACTATATTTTAAGATAAAAAATTTTTAATTTCTTTCCCAAACAAAAAAGTAAAGTGTAAAATAGAGCGAAGTCAAAAAATAAACTGATCTCTCATCAAAACAAAATTGATGTTTAAATTACCAGAAACATTGACCAAATATCCTACAAATACCTATTACCCCTTGAGCAAAAAACATCGGCGTACATCATTATGGCAAAGATATTTTCAATATTACCTTTTGCGTCTCAAACGTTTACGAGAAAAACCAGAAGCCATCGCCAGAGGCTTTGCCGTAGGAGTATTTTCAGGCAGTTTTCCCTTTTTTGGCTTACAAATGATAATTGCAATATTATTAGCAATTTTATTCAAAGGTAATAAAATTACCGCTGTAATGGCTACTTGGATAAGTAATCCTTTTACTTATGTACCAATTTTTTTCTTAAACTTTCAACTGGGAAAAGTTATTTTAAATCTATTTTTCTCCTTTAATTCTCTTGATGGTTTTAGTGTAGAATCTTGGCAAAATTTAGCAGATGCAGGAGTAGAAGTTACTATGACTCTACTTTTTGGCTGTACCATTAGCGGTTTGATTTTATCATTTTTAACTTACTATTTCAGTCTAATTTTTCTTAAAAAATATCTTCATTAAACCTCAAAAGAGTAATGAATAATTGATAATTGACAATGGATAATGAGTTGAAATAGCAAAGGAAATTATTATTTCATAATTCATAATTCATAACTCATCATTCATAACCTCACCAGCAAAATGTTAAGATGTTGTTACAATAGTTAACATTGAAGCAAAATAGACAGGAAAAGTCTAAACTTGATTATGGTCAACCAAACTCCCAATCCAGAAACAATCAAAGAAACTAGCCCCGTTATTGAAGTTCACGCTCAACCCGTAGTAATCCCCACCCAACATCAAGAAAATTTAGGACCCGTTAGTGATACTTCCCCCGAAGATTGGGAGTACAACCCCAACCATATTATCGCCTTTTATCGTAATAAACCCTTTCAAGTATTAACTAGGCTAATTAATCTTACCTTTCCCCTTATCTCATTTATCTTATCTAATTGGTGGAACTCTTTATGGGGAAAATCCAGCGCCCGTGAAAAGAAACAAGCCATCAAACTGAGAAAAATTTTAACTAAGCTAGGACCAGCATATATCAAAATTGGTCAAGCCCTATCCACACGACCAGATTTAGTTTCCCCCACTTACTTAGAAGAATTAACTACTCTACAAGATCAACTTCCTCCCTTCCCCAACGAAATTGCTTATCAATTCATAGAAGAGGAGTTAGGTAAAATTCCGCAGGAAATTTATGCAGAAATTACCCCTAGTCCTATTGCTGCCGCTTCCTTAGGGCAAGTTTATCGAGGACGATTAAAAACAGGGGAAGAAGTCGCTATTAAAGTTCAGCGCCCAGATTTAGTAAGACGTATTACCCTTGATATATATATCATGCGTAGTATCGCTAGTTGGGTTAAGGGTAATGTTAAGCGTATCAGGTCTGATTTGGTTGCCATTGTGGATGAATTAGCCGCACGGATTTTTGAGGAAATGAATTATCTCAAAGAAGGGGATAACGCGCGCCGTTTCCAAGAATTGTATGGACATTTGCCCGAAATCTATGTACCCAAAATTTATTGGGAATACACAGGCAGACGAGTGTTAACCATGGAATGGATTGAAGGAACAAAATTAACCGACATCGAAAAAATCCAAGCTCAGGGTATCGATGCCACTCACCTAGTGGAAGTAGGGGTACAATGTTCCTTACGTCAATTATTAGAACATGGGTTCTTCCATGCTGATCCTCATCCCGGCAACCTTCTGGCAATGCCTGACGGTAGATTGGCTTATCTTGACTTTGGCATGATGAGTACAATTTTGCCCTATCAACGGTACGGATTAATCGAAGCCGTGGTACACCTCGTTAATCGTGATTTTGAGGGGTTAGCCCAAGATTATATCAATTTAGACTTTTTGACCCCTGAAACTGATCTCACGCCCATTATACCAGCCTTAACGAGCGTTTTTAATAACGCTTTGGGCGCTAGTGTAGCGGAGTTGAATTTCAAAAAAATTACCGATGAAATGTCGGCGATGATGTATGAATTTCCTTTCCAAGTACCTGCTTATTATGCTTTAATTATTCGCTCCATGGTGACATTAGAAGGCATTGCCATTAATATTGATCCTGAGTTTAAGGTATTGAGTAAAGCCTATCCTTATGTGGCGAAAAGATTGTTAACGGATCAGTCTGAGCAGTTACAAAGTTCTTTAAAAGATTTATTATTTAAAGATGGTAGTTTCCGTTGGAATCGTTTAGAGAATTTATTGCGTAATGCGAAGGATTCCCCCGATTATAATTTTGATACGGTGGTAGATCAAGGTATTGAGTTTTTATTGTCAGATCGTGGTACTTTTATCAGG is a genomic window of Cyanobacterium sp. T60_A2020_053 containing:
- a CDS encoding AarF/ABC1/UbiB kinase family protein, producing MVNQTPNPETIKETSPVIEVHAQPVVIPTQHQENLGPVSDTSPEDWEYNPNHIIAFYRNKPFQVLTRLINLTFPLISFILSNWWNSLWGKSSAREKKQAIKLRKILTKLGPAYIKIGQALSTRPDLVSPTYLEELTTLQDQLPPFPNEIAYQFIEEELGKIPQEIYAEITPSPIAAASLGQVYRGRLKTGEEVAIKVQRPDLVRRITLDIYIMRSIASWVKGNVKRIRSDLVAIVDELAARIFEEMNYLKEGDNARRFQELYGHLPEIYVPKIYWEYTGRRVLTMEWIEGTKLTDIEKIQAQGIDATHLVEVGVQCSLRQLLEHGFFHADPHPGNLLAMPDGRLAYLDFGMMSTILPYQRYGLIEAVVHLVNRDFEGLAQDYINLDFLTPETDLTPIIPALTSVFNNALGASVAELNFKKITDEMSAMMYEFPFQVPAYYALIIRSMVTLEGIAINIDPEFKVLSKAYPYVAKRLLTDQSEQLQSSLKDLLFKDGSFRWNRLENLLRNAKDSPDYNFDTVVDQGIEFLLSDRGTFIRERLASEIVNYLDNLGQKTWFNISESVRKTIGWETQQRPSPLKNNQVKDDSLSNIQNILQILQETEGYDPVKLLPIITKIVQNSETQKLGQKIAGGLAQKATARLIKNILLDSDYNGNGKSVIKNPQYSLPARR